One Vespa velutina chromosome 9, iVesVel2.1, whole genome shotgun sequence DNA segment encodes these proteins:
- the LOC124951913 gene encoding cyclic AMP response element-binding protein A-like has product MSSSSSSSDMNFMDLLFSREDAFLKDVVKDEPFVDHNYTDDAITTEEWPTNPDDFLDSIFKLEDNQFNLIENDLEAIPSSSSDSGLSSALSLSCEQQLSPLLPIEEDQAEVSNSDLSSPQNFMDFDSLGSPNQSMGSIDSPIRSVVSSNIGSPVTDVNEEMEFEPTLVAVVNPNNTVPDSTPVITTDQQPTVNIEALIKQQTHVTPQENTVNVRNLTCSGKRNIRQLIRVTPMGSGNPRSILLPVSLKDMKEVRTIKIINASQARNLKGFKINQANIINKPVQMTIKQEDSSSEKGCNSSDEISETDSPYPRLKLNAEEKRLLQKEGITLPTHYPLTKHEERELKRIRRKIRNKISAQDSRKRKKEYVDGLEDRVKQCTEENMTLLKRIKALQSQNQSLAGQLKRLQALIQKSNKSAQPATCLMVLLLSLALVAVPNLRPHSNSNNELTKEQEQPEKMPPLAGRSRTLLYTKQLKDEELQQYGEELLQEVEGLLDHDYSPVVQMPPYKRPRIENEVNNQKFIASSEQIGGTLSGLLGGQEMPFMKPSNRKYIEPPLDDVWPPPNPGGKTEPKVVDKLEALTNELKINISDSEGTRTVLVKVPHEQ; this is encoded by the exons atgtcgtcgtcatcatcctcttcggatatgaattttatggatttattattttctcgcgAAGACGCCTTCCTTAAGGATGTCGTTAAAGATGAGCCTTTCGTCGATCACAATTACACTGACGACGCCATCACG aCGGAAGAATGGCCAACGAATCCGGACGATTTCTTGGATTCGATTTTCAAATTAGAAGATAATCAATTCAATCTGATCGAGAATGATTTAGAAGCAATTCCATCCTCCTCATCGGACAGTGGACTTTCCAGTGCTTTGAGTCTTTCCTGCGAGCAACAATTGAGTCCTCTTTTACCGATCGAAGAAGACCAAGCTGAAGTCTCGAATTCAGATTTAAGCAGTCCCCAGAATTTTATGGATTTTGATTCACTAGGAAGTCCAAATCAATCGATGGGTAGTATCGACAGTCCTATAAGATCTGTTGTCAGCTCGAATATAGGATCACCAGTCACGGATGTTAACGAAGAAATGGAGTTCGAGCCAACTCTCGTAGCTGTGGTAAATCCTAACAATACCGTTCCTGATTCTACTCCTGTCATAACAACAGATCAACAACCAACAGTTAATATAG AAGCACTAATTAAGCAGCAGACACATGTGACGCCTCAGGAAAATACGGTAAATGTTCGCAATCTGACGTGCAGTGGAAAGAGAAACATAAGGCAATTAATTCGTGTTACACCAATGGGATCTGGTAACCCTAGGTCGATTTTATTACCCGTTAGCTTAAAGGATATGAAGGAAGTACGAACAATAAAGATCATAAACGCATCGCAAGCCAGAAATCTCAAAGGCTTCAAGATTAATCAAGCAAATATCATTAACAAACCTGTtcag atGACCATAAAGCAAGAAGATTCCAGCAGCGAAAAGGGTTGTAATTCGAGTGACGAAATTTCGGAAACAGATTCACCTTATccaagattaaaattaaatgctGAAGAAAAACGTCTTTTACAAAAGGAAGGGATAACGTTACCAACTCATTATCCGCTCACGAAACACGAAGAACGTGAGCTGAAGAGGATCAGACGTAAGATTCGCAACAAAATATCTGCTCAGGATtcacgtaaaagaaaaaaggaatacgtGGATGGATTGGAGGATCGTGTAAAACAGTGCACAGAAGAAAACATGACGTTGCTCAAACGTATAAAAGCACTCCAATCCCAAAATCAGAGTCTAGCCGGTCAACTTAAGAGACTCCAAGCATTAATACAAAAAAGCAACAAGAGCGCTCAACCAGCAACTTGTCTGATGGTCCTGTTACTTTCGCTAGCACTCGTAGCTGTGCCGAATCTTCGACCACACTCAAATTCCAACAATGAACTCACAAAGGAGCAAGAACAACCTGAAAAGATGCCACCTCTTGCAG gtCGCTCAAGGACACTCCTTTATACGAAACAATTAAAAGATGAAGAACTGCAACAATATGGCGAGGAATTGTTGCAGGAAGTTGAGGGTCTTTTGGATCACGATTACAGTCCCGTGGTTCAGATGCCTCCCTACAAACGTCCTCGCATTGAGAACGAAGTGAACAATCAAAAGTTCATTGCTTCCTCGGAACAAATTGGTGGTACGTTAAGTGGTTTACTTGGTGGCCAAGAAATGCCGTTTATGAAACCGAGCAATCGGAAATATATCGAGCCACCATTGGATGACGTTTGGCCACCACCTAATCCAGGCGGGAAAACAGAACCTAAAGTGGTCGATAAGCTTGAAGCTTTGACCAACGAactaaaaatcaatatatctGACTCGGAAGGCACCAGAACCGTCCTCGTAAAGGTACCTCATGAACAGTGA